The region GATGAACATTATAAGGAGCACGAATGCCACCGCGAGCGCCGCCACCACCGCTATGTCGATTATGTTCAAACTGCCTCCGATAGCTATGCCGCTAACCATAGAGAGCACTATCAAGCCCAGAACGTCATCGATGACCGCAGCGCCCAAGATAACCTTAGCCTCGATGGTTTCCATCATCCCCAGGTCCTTGAGTACATATGCGGTTATGCCCACACTGGTGGCCACCATGGCCGCTCCTACGAACAGAGCCTCCAGAACGCTATGTTGGAGGATCAACATGAGCGCAAGCCCCACGAAGAAGGGCACGATCACGCCCAGCACAGCAACTAGAGCCGCCGTCCTTCCCACTCTTCTCAACTCGTGAAGGGGCGTTTCAAGGCCCACAGTGAAAAGGAGGAATATCACTCCCAACTCAGCAAATACATCGAAAACCGCTCGATTCTCCTCCTCGCTTAGCTTGAGCATAGAGAACAACGACTGGCCGTCCAGGGTGATGTTGGAAAGCAGTATCCCCACCAGGACCACGCCCACGATCACCGGGACCTCGAAGCGCCTGCATAGCACAGTGGCCATGTTGGCCAGTAGGACGAGCACAAAGAGCTCGACTAAGATTATCTCGAGGTCTATCAAGCTAAGCCCCAGCAGCGTATCCGCTATGGCTTATATAATCTGTGGTCAGCCTGTGGTCTGCCGTCGGCCACCTCCTTTCCTCTCCACGGCATGCCAAAAAAGATAAGTAAGGCTTTCAATGCCGGGGCGAGTGAATTAAGATGTCGCTGTGGAAGAAAGTGCCTTCAGGGAGAAGCCCACCAGACATAATCAACGTGATCATAGAGACCCCAAAAGGCAGTAAGAACAAATATGAGGTCTCCAAGGAGCATGACTTCATCCTCTTGGATCGGGTGCTGCATTCCAGCGTGGTATTCCCTCATTCCTATGGCCTCATCCCTCGCACTTGGTACGATGACGATGATCCTATGGACATCATGGTGATGCTTTCCGAGACCACATTCCCTGGCTGCGTGGTCGAGGCGAGGCCCATAGGCATGCTGAAGATAAATGATGAGAAAGGCAAGGATGATAAGGTCTTGGCCGTGGCCACCAATGACCCCCGCATGAAGGAGTATCATGAGCTGGAGGACGTGCCGAGGCATTATCTGAACGAGATAGCCGAGTTCTTCAAGACTTACAAGACCCTGGAGGAAGGAAAGCACACATTGGTAGAAGGTTGGGTGGGACGTGAGGAGGCCATATCCGCTATATCCTACGGCCTCGGATTATTCCGTGAGAAGTTCGCTTACAAGTGAGCAAGGCGGAAGGAATAGATTCCTGCCTTGAAAGCTCTCCAACCCAAAAGCGACTGTATCGCCCAGGACCGATGCTGCTGGTATAGGGCAAAGAACAAAGAGTATAAAGTGCAGAATTGGCGGTCGCTATAATCTGATTTGACATGTCATGAGGGGACGAACTTCACGTAGCTTATAGCATCGTCTCTCTGGAACGACGAGATCAACTCCTGAACCAGGGTTGCGTCTCCTCGAACGATGAAGACCTCCAAGCACTTCTGATCTTTCAGATGCGAATGGATCTGCGTCTTCACCACCTCCTGATGCGCATGGCTGAGCTGACCCAGACCGGGGGAGCCATGGGAAGAGTGGACGACGATCAGCACGCCCTCCACTTCTCCTTTAAGTCTTTCCTTGTCACGGACCTCGGCCTCTGCCGACCTCAGGGCCACCCTTATGACTTCGCTGCGACTGCTCAGGCCATGAGACCTCTGGAGCTTCTCCAGGGCCTTGATGTTCTCATCGCTGAGGGAGATGGATATTATGGGCATGAGGATGCATATGGCTTATATGTCTAAGGCACTTTGCGTCGCAAGACTTTTAGCATGGGAGAGGATTCCTGGCCTTCAAAAGGGATGGGGATGTTCAGCCAGGGCGCGTCAGCTTTCGAGAGAGTGACAGAGCTCTTCTTATCGCGGTACGCTCTGAGGCCAGTCCCTCATGAAGCATGTATGGCTTTTCTCCTTAGGTACGCCGTCGACCCGGAGATGAGATGCGCCATCTCAAGGAAAATCTGCCAAGATAAGGAGTTGGCGGAGCGCCGGGAGGAGTTGGGTTTCGTATTGGCCTTAGAATTGGTGCTGGAGGAGAAGGGGCGCAGGCTGTTCCAGCACATCATCTCCGAGGCGCGCATCGCTGAGTTGCAAGCAGAATACCCTGAGGTGTTCGGCAAGGACTT is a window of Methanomassiliicoccales archaeon DNA encoding:
- a CDS encoding cation:proton antiporter, which gives rise to MIDLEIILVELFVLVLLANMATVLCRRFEVPVIVGVVLVGILLSNITLDGQSLFSMLKLSEEENRAVFDVFAELGVIFLLFTVGLETPLHELRRVGRTAALVAVLGVIVPFFVGLALMLILQHSVLEALFVGAAMVATSVGITAYVLKDLGMMETIEAKVILGAAVIDDVLGLIVLSMVSGIAIGGSLNIIDIAVVAALAVAFVLLIMFITAMVPKARSRLNQRPESHRKGLHKHISPLPFALVVCFGLSALASYLNLAAIVGAFLAGMLFAELRDIWPAEEKFNPINEFLVPFFFLQIGFLVNLSAISTMETIFLVVVVTILAALTKFAGAFLGSLKLGKGSANIIGVGMIPRGEVGIIVASIGLMAGVLSESLYAVVVFMSLLTTIMTPSLLGWAVKRKMRHKHFGTAEAKL
- a CDS encoding inorganic diphosphatase yields the protein MSLWKKVPSGRSPPDIINVIIETPKGSKNKYEVSKEHDFILLDRVLHSSVVFPHSYGLIPRTWYDDDDPMDIMVMLSETTFPGCVVEARPIGMLKINDEKGKDDKVLAVATNDPRMKEYHELEDVPRHYLNEIAEFFKTYKTLEEGKHTLVEGWVGREEAISAISYGLGLFREKFAYK
- a CDS encoding CopG family ribbon-helix-helix protein: MPIISISLSDENIKALEKLQRSHGLSSRSEVIRVALRSAEAEVRDKERLKGEVEGVLIVVHSSHGSPGLGQLSHAHQEVVKTQIHSHLKDQKCLEVFIVRGDATLVQELISSFQRDDAISYVKFVPS